The Vespula vulgaris chromosome 10, iyVesVulg1.1, whole genome shotgun sequence nucleotide sequence AGGTCCAAGTTCAAATCACCATCGACCTGGCGTCGACATAATCGAGAAAGCGCACGAGTCGACGACTCTCTTATCGACTACATCGCCCGGGAAAAACATCTACGTCATATTCTTGTCGCATCGATTATTGACCATTGATACAAGATGAATTCCTTTAAGATACGAGATTCTAAGATATTTTTGACGATAACGCGCTCAACTAATTTGGTCCCGAgctaaaagaaaagtctcgcGCAGATCAAAGGCAAGTGGTACGAAACGCGTCAAGCTTTTACGAGGCTGCTCGAACTATTATCCTTGtcgtttatctttcatttcgcaaatgaaatgaaaattagaaGATACTTTGGTATGTTCACGTTTGTCATTGTAAGCGATAAAACGAAACGCGTGTCTGATTGTGAGCTGCAGCTGtccgacgtcgacgtcgacatCGATGTCGATGTACGAGCTTCCTGCGACGACGATGGAGCTTCCTGCCAAGTTTAGCACAATACCAGCCATTgaccttctttttcattgcCAATCCACCTATAACGGAGTATTCTCGACGATTCTGCATGCGCAGACTACTTGAAATTACGCAACGACGCCTTCGAAGACACAACCCAAAGGAAACATGAGAAAGTGATTGTTAAGTCGTTCCGCAAAATGCGCCCAGGCATATGTGCGCACGTCTTTACCGCGTTAGAAATTTGAGCTCTTTCAACAAGATTTACgtgtattcttattttatacgagTTCGTCAAAAATAACTCCGTCCTTCCACTTCTTCGGCCGTTTGAGCCTTCTTCGACTTCCCATGAAacggaaaaatagaaataaaaattgggAAAATTCGCGAAGCGTCCGCCAAACTCTATCGattttcttgaatattttgcaaaaatacGGATTCACGTTCTATTTAGCGATCGTTTTTCGTcaaattaatgttatttacCCTCTTGGATATCTCACGGAGTTCCGTATCCAGATATCAGCGGCGTACAAACAATGTGTCGGCGATCTCAttacgaaaacaaaattaacggTCTTTCCTCTTAtggttcctctctctctctctctctctctctctctctctctctctctctcttccgctCCCTTTCTTTCTGCCTTGAAAGATTGATACACGAGAATACATGGCATTATCTTATCCGTGAAAGACGTTAAGATCATCTGGTAGattcatcattatttttctttacttttttgcCTAGTCGGGCCGCGTCGAACGTAAAGAATTTTGAGTAATAACTCCGTGCTGTCGTTGTGATAAGTGATAAGAGAGTGCCGTTAAGCAGCGATAACCCGAGAGAACAGACGGGGGGTCACGCAGAGCGGCACGCTTTTCTCCCATCCTATTCGTTCTTAAATCCAGGCGTCTATATTTAACCTATCAATGGGATTAGATTCCGAGAAATGGCGCCAAAATAGGAAGAATTTGTCAAGGAATTCCtccatcttcttcctctaaAAAAATGTTACCGTTGGCGTTTAAAAGACCTACCGACCTATCTAATACTTTCTACGATCGTATCGGGTATTGATTAgtgaacgataataataagtttTTCTATTGAGGAAAAGTACAAAGGAATAAAGTACGATTTCGATATCGAACCACGAAAgccgacattttttttatcgataaaagatggacaaacgataataatctaAAATCCGTTTTATGGCATTCTAATACAAGTGCATAATCCTAAACTTCTTTTATCCGAGTAAACGATCAAGCAATGAATACAACGTCGCATGTATATAGACTTGTCACCCTTGGGTAGTGATTTTGCGCGcgaaatatacattaaaactGTTATGAATTTAAGACCGATAACGGAgtcgataaaatatcaaaataatatttgttaaaatttaaataaaaaaaaaaggacaagaagCAACCGTACATACAAATGCTATCGTTCCTTTGtgtttttcctcgtttttgTTCTCTTGAGACGCAAAGCAGAGACACTACACAATGCAGCATATCACGgaagtatataaaattctgaaaATAGTTATAATAGTTCACTCTCTTGTCAAATGTCTCGGTCTAATCGCAATGAACTTTATCTTTATAAACGATTGTTTACTGTTTAGAAGCTGATCATGGCATTTACACGTGATCGTGAGCCGTAAACAAAATCTATATCTGTCATTCTCAAGGCGCGATACGTACATTTTCGTACGATTATCTAAGCATATTGAAACAAACGGCTCATTATGAACACTTAAGCGCGCTagacttttcaattttttttttatcttttttctttcttctttctttttttttgttttttgatatattattcgaATCTATCTTCATCTCGCGCACATCCTATTGAAACCATTAATATCGTCTATTAATTAAGTTGCAAGAAATTTCTTAACAACAAATTGTGTTACGAAACTTGAAAAGATTTGATGCAACGATATATTaggaaaaatatgataatgttatattatcgCATGCAATAGTCAAAGCTTAACTGGAAAAATGTGCCACGTGCTATGATGTTCATTGAACTAGAAAAAAGTCGTTTCTTTTAGCAGCAAAATAGATATCTCGCGCGTTATGTAACGATGACTATGTTCTCTCGGCACTTCTATTTGACAGGTCATGGCTGTTTTTGTTCTTACCCGAAGACAATCGAATGAACGAATCTAATGTTAAATAATCTTAATCCTAATCATTGGAAAACTACCATCGAGTCGTAATAATCGCAACTGACATAATTATGCATTTCATAAAGCATTCCTTGTATTATctgattttttattgatagagTCAAACAAACGCACATAGGAATACTTTCAAATTAAATACACATTTCGTCACAAAATAGTCACAAATAGTCACAATCGTAATTGCATCTTACTTACCGATTTACAACGTATATATAAGACTATACTTCATTATCAAGTGTAGCAATAGTAACAGAAAAATAGATACCACATATTCGTCCTTACTTAAGGCGTCGGAATCAACCGTTTCGCATTGCTGCAAGGAGCGCCTTTGGATTTTCATCTTGTATCGCAGTCCTGCATCGTGAGACTGCATTTGTAGCAGCTTTGCCGACTAaaagtatgaaataaaaaaaaaactttcttcgTAACATTCTTATCGCATATTTCTAGTGTTTGATACTCGAGTTAATCTATGATCTACAAGctatataatctatttaaCTAATACAGCGAAAACGCTAAGTACCCCTTAATTTTGCGACTCGTTGAACGCCGATATTTAATTCCTtcaaatttatcgaaagatCTCGATTACTGTTCATTCTGATTTCGTGATTTCTAATCAGATCACTGTTTATAGCTTTCAATTGTAATAATCGCTTCCTCATTTCCTCTACATTTTGCAATATTCGTGCATCTTCTAAGCGAATAACAACACTTTTAAGAAGAACAGCAGTACTAGCAGCTTCCGCTTGAAGTTTCGCATCGACATCTTTTAAACCTGtaatgaacaaaaataaatcttaaattattatgtttacatatttatatttcgtcACCTTTGATTAGCTTCTGATGACCTCGATACGTGTAAcatgaattattcaaaaatacgTTAAATAATGAGATATAACCTTTGACACGTTCTAAAGCTTCCAACATCTTACTTTCATCGTTTGGAAATTTTGATTCAGAATTGAGCTCTCTAAGACCCAAATACATCGCTAAAGATTGAACTATATCACCAGCAAACGTCGAGTCTTCCGTTTGTACCGTTATTTTTCCAGAAGGACTTGCTGTAAAGCAATGGACTTTATTATCTCTCAATCCACGAAGCCAAAGTTCGATCGAGGCAGCGTTTGGTCCTTCTTCCGCGACTTCAAACTCCTCTGCCAACAGAAGACTTTGATTCAACCATAATGCAATACGCTGTGCTCTCTCAGCAACCTACATAAATATCGTGATTCTGATTAATCTTGACATATGCATCATTACGTTGTAATCTCTTCTAATAATTTACCTCCATAGTAACACCGCTATCTATTACCGTTCGAGAAGCTTCCTCTGGAtgtgaaataatttcatacaTACAAAATCTGGGTAATTGTCTTGTCATCTCGAAAACCTGTAAGATAAAAGAGcattagtataaaaaaaatagtaaatgatatttattattatatttgtaaaactATTCTAGCTGTTTATGAATGCTAAATGCCTGTAATAAATCTGCACCAGCTGGTCCAACGCTAATTTTTACATGAATATCGATAGGCCCATTTTTCGGAGGACGTAATTCAATTTCTAATTCACCTTGAGGCCTATTTGGATGAGCTACGAGTGTTTCACCCTCGAATACACCTTCTGCGAATACTATGGCACAATGAACCTGTGTGAAAGATGATGGTaattgaaagaattatttgtaataattttacgatctaACAAATTAATGTATTACCAAAAGACCTGGTCCTGCTGCAACACCAAGACGAGCTGCACCTCTAGCTGATATTAAACTGATTGCTAGCTTTGTATGATGATACATATTTGGAACCGATGCAGCTCTTTGTCTGAGTTCCATTTGTAATGCTTGTTTCTTAGACATTAATTCGCGCATTATTTCACCAGGCTCTGGAGCATCCATTGCAGTTCCAGGAGCATATCCACGTACTGACAATGTTACTCTATTATAATAAAGACTTTCTACTTGGCAAAAgtgaacaaaattaaatgaaatttgaatACCTTCTCCAGAAACAGATACAGCAACTAAATCCGGTCTACCTTGTCTTCTATAGTCAGCCTCTACAATACCAGCTACACCAGTAGAcaattgtattttaaatatgacATCTCCAGTATTACATGATCTTGCATCAACTTTTCCACTACTCCATCCGGTAATGAGCTCCAGCACACCATCTCcgtttatatcaaaatttcgTATGGATACTGCTCTGTGTTTAGActggaaataaaatagataaaatggATGTAGATAGTTTATTGTAGATATCTTTTCATCTATACTCCTCACTTTGACTCGCCAAAGTCTTTGGCCACCTTCGTAAACGCCTATTGTTCCATTTCCCACTGCATATGCAAATTGTTTGTTAGAAAGTCCTGCTA carries:
- the LOC127066707 gene encoding Bardet-Biedl syndrome 2 protein homolog isoform X2, whose translation is MAAFSLNIQKHIESGLVASGKFDGSHACLTAVTSGGNILVHSPHRQPQIKNNDSEQPDGRLSWSGELAELQIDSQVTAICTGHLGEDERDILLIGTATHILAYHVEDNADIFYKEMTDGALYITIGKLGWLTDQVAVVGGNSSITVLDSKGTEIFWTVMGDIVTSIAIFDFEGDHENELLIGTKDFEIKLLKEDAIVWDTKETASVTALAGLSNKQFAYAVGNGTIGVYEGGQRLWRVKSKHRAVSIRNFDINGDGVLELITGWSSGKVDARSCNTGDVIFKIQLSTGVAGIVEADYRRQGRPDLVAVSVSGEVRGYAPGTAMDAPEPGEIMRELMSKKQALQMELRQRAASVPNMYHHTKLAISLISARGAARLGVAAGPGLLVHCAIVFAEGVFEGETLVAHPNRPQGELEIELRPPKNGPIDIHVKISVGPAGADLLQVFEMTRQLPRFCMYEIISHPEEASRTVIDSGVTMEVAERAQRIALWLNQSLLLAEEFEVAEEGPNAASIELWLRGLRDNKVHCFTASPSGKITVQTEDSTFAGDIVQSLAMYLGLRELNSESKFPNDESKMLEALERVKGYISLFNVFLNNSCYTYRGHQKLIKGLKDVDAKLQAEAASTAVLLKSVVIRLEDARILQNVEEMRKRLLQLKAINSDLIRNHEIRMNSNRDLSINLKELNIGVQRVAKLRVGKAATNAVSRCRTAIQDENPKALLAAMRNG
- the LOC127066707 gene encoding Bardet-Biedl syndrome 2 protein homolog isoform X4; protein product: MAAFSLNIQKHIESGLVASGKFDGSHACLTAVTSGGNILVHSPHRQPQIKNNDSEQPDGRLSWSGELAELQIDSQVTAICTGHLGEDERDILLIGTATHILAYHVEDNADIFYKEMTDGALYITIGKLGWLTDQVAVVGGNSSITVLDSKGTEIFWTVMGDIVTSIAIFDFEGDHENELLIGTKDFEIKLLKEDAIVWDTKETASVTALAGLSNKQFAYAVGNGTIGVYEGGQRLWRVKSKHRAVSIRNFDINGDGVLELITGWSSGKVDARSCNTGDVIFKIQLSTGVAGIVEADYRRQGRPDLVAVSVSGEVRGYAPGTAMDAPEPGEIMRELMSKKQALQMELRQRAASVPNMYHHTKLAISLISARGAARLGVAAGPGLLVHCAIVFAEGVFEGETLVAHPNRPQGELEIELRPPKNGPIDIHVKISVGPAGADLLQVFEMTRQLPRFCMYEIISHPEEASRTVIDSGVTMEVAERAQRIALWLNQSLLLAEEFEVAEEGPNAASIELWLRGLRDNKVHCFTASPSGKITVQTEDSTFAGDIVQSLAMYLGLRELNSESKFPNDESKMLEALERVKGLKDVDAKLQAEAASTAVLLKSVVIRLEDARILQNVEEMRKRLLQLKAINSDLIRNHEIRMNSNRDLSINLKELNIGVQRVAKLRVGKAATNAVSRCRTAIQDENPKALLAAMRNG
- the LOC127066707 gene encoding Bardet-Biedl syndrome 2 protein homolog isoform X1 is translated as MAAFSLNIQKHIESGLVASGKFDGSHACLTAVTSGGNILVHSPHRQPQIKNNDSEQPDGRLSWSGELAELQIDSQVTAICTGHLGEDERDILLIGTATHILAYHVEDNADIFYKEMTDGALYITIGKLGWLTDQVAVVGGNSSITVLDSKGTEIFWTVMGDIVTSIAIFDFEGDHENELLIGTKDFEIKLLKEDAIVWDTKETASVTALAGLSNKQFAYAVGNGTIGVYEGGQRLWRVKVRSIDEKISTINYLHPFYLFYFQSKHRAVSIRNFDINGDGVLELITGWSSGKVDARSCNTGDVIFKIQLSTGVAGIVEADYRRQGRPDLVAVSVSGEVRGYAPGTAMDAPEPGEIMRELMSKKQALQMELRQRAASVPNMYHHTKLAISLISARGAARLGVAAGPGLLVHCAIVFAEGVFEGETLVAHPNRPQGELEIELRPPKNGPIDIHVKISVGPAGADLLQVFEMTRQLPRFCMYEIISHPEEASRTVIDSGVTMEVAERAQRIALWLNQSLLLAEEFEVAEEGPNAASIELWLRGLRDNKVHCFTASPSGKITVQTEDSTFAGDIVQSLAMYLGLRELNSESKFPNDESKMLEALERVKGYISLFNVFLNNSCYTYRGHQKLIKGLKDVDAKLQAEAASTAVLLKSVVIRLEDARILQNVEEMRKRLLQLKAINSDLIRNHEIRMNSNRDLSINLKELNIGVQRVAKLRVGKAATNAVSRCRTAIQDENPKALLAAMRNG
- the LOC127066707 gene encoding Bardet-Biedl syndrome 2 protein homolog isoform X5; this translates as MAAFSLNIQKHIESGLVASGKFDGSHACLTAVTSGGNILVHSPHRQPQIKNNDSEQPDGRLSWSGELAELQIDSQVTAICTGHLGEDERDILLIGTATHILAYHVEDNADIFYKEMTDGALYITIGKLGWLTDQVAVVGGNSSITVLDSKGTEIFWTVMGDIVTSIAIFDFEGDHENELLIGTKDFEIKLLKEDAIVWDTKETASVTALAGLSNKQFAYAVGNGTIGVYEGGQRLWRVKVRSIDEKISTINYLHPFYLFYFQSKHRAVSIRNFDINGDGVLELITGWSSGKVDARSCNTGDVIFKIQLSTGVAGIVEADYRRQGRPDLVAVSVSGEVRGYAPGTAMDAPEPGEIMRELMSKKQALQMELRQRAASVPNMYHHTKLAISLISARGAARLGVAAGPGLLVHCAIVFAEGVFEGETLVAHPNRPQGELEIELRPPKNGPIDIHVKISVGPAGADLLQVFEMTRQLPRFCMYEIISHPEEASRTVIDSGVTMEVAERAQRIALWLNQSLLLAEEFEVAEEGPNAASIELWLRGLRDNKVHCFTASPSGKITV
- the LOC127066707 gene encoding Bardet-Biedl syndrome 2 protein homolog isoform X3; translated protein: MAAFSLNIQKHIESGLVASGKFDGSHACLTAVTSGGNILVHSPHRQPQIKNNDSEQPDGRLSWSGELAELQIDSQVTAICTGHLGEDERDILLIGTATHILAYHVEDNADIFYKEMTDGALYITIGKLGWLTDQVAVVGGNSSITVLDSKGTEIFWTVMGDIVTSIAIFDFEGDHENELLIGTKDFEIKLLKEDAIVWDTKETASVTALAGLSNKQFAYAVGNGTIGVYEGGQRLWRVKVRSIDEKISTINYLHPFYLFYFQSKHRAVSIRNFDINGDGVLELITGWSSGKVDARSCNTGDVIFKIQLSTGVAGIVEADYRRQGRPDLVAVSVSGEVRGYAPGTAMDAPEPGEIMRELMSKKQALQMELRQRAASVPNMYHHTKLAISLISARGAARLGVAAGPGLLVHCAIVFAEGVFEGETLVAHPNRPQGELEIELRPPKNGPIDIHVKISVGPAGADLLQVFEMTRQLPRFCMYEIISHPEEASRTVIDSGVTMEVAERAQRIALWLNQSLLLAEEFEVAEEGPNAASIELWLRGLRDNKVHCFTASPSGKITVQTEDSTFAGDIVQSLAMYLGLRELNSESKFPNDESKMLEALERVKGLKDVDAKLQAEAASTAVLLKSVVIRLEDARILQNVEEMRKRLLQLKAINSDLIRNHEIRMNSNRDLSINLKELNIGVQRVAKLRVGKAATNAVSRCRTAIQDENPKALLAAMRNG